The sequence below is a genomic window from Clostridium sp. BJN0001.
TTTTTGTTTCAATTAAATGCCTTGCAATTGCAAGACCATCTCCCCCATTGTTGCCTGTTCCACAAAATATTAAGAACTTATTTCCTTTGTCCTTTATATCATAAAAAATTTTTAAAGCTGCATTTTCCATAAGCACAACTGACGGAATTCCTACTCTCTCAATAGTTTCCTTATCTTGCATCCTACAATTTTTTGATGATAATACATCTATCATTCACTGAACACCTCCAATACTGCAAAAGCCGTTGCATTTTCCATACTATGAGAAATACTAACATGTAATTTAAAATCTTTCTCACCTATTATACGTTTTAGCTTATCACTCACATTAGCAAAAGGTTTTCCCAAATTATCTCTAAGTACTTCAATATCCTTTAGAAAAAATCCTCTAAACCCTGTACCTATTGCCTTGCTTATTGCTTCTTTTGCCGCAAAATTTCCAGCTATAACGTTCGCTTTCATTCTCTTGCTTTTGAAATACTCTACTTCAGCTTCAGTAAAAAATCTTGTAATAAAATTATTGTTTTTATTAACCGAGCTCTCAATTCTCTTAATCTCCACAATATCAGTTCCAACGCCAAAAATCATATACTATATTCTCCTTATAATAAATATTATAATTTATTATATCACTTTAAATAAATATATTTGTTAGGCATTCAAAATCTGATCATCAAAAAAATCACTATATATACATTCATCAACATAATACCCTATTACATCAATAAGTTGAATTGGAGAAACTTTATTCTCAAATAACTTTTTAAGAAGTTTCTCAACCTTATATTTTTGTGTGGAAATTATTTCTACTTGTTCCCTTTCAATATTAATATTTTTAGAGTTTTTATAATCATCCCTTTCTATTTCAATACCATAAACATTTCTATTTTCAAAATCTGTTTTAG
It includes:
- the acpS gene encoding holo-ACP synthase, translating into MIFGVGTDIVEIKRIESSVNKNNNFITRFFTEAEVEYFKSKRMKANVIAGNFAAKEAISKAIGTGFRGFFLKDIEVLRDNLGKPFANVSDKLKRIIGEKDFKLHVSISHSMENATAFAVLEVFSE
- a CDS encoding DUF6514 family protein — translated: MVIVEEYVESICDNSINYKYIYRLTKTDFENRNVYGIEIERDDYKNSKNINIEREQVEIISTQKYKVEKLLKKLFENKVSPIQLIDVIGYYVDECIYSDFFDDQILNA